The proteins below are encoded in one region of Aulosira sp. FACHB-615:
- a CDS encoding ABC transporter permease gives MFKFLTKLDYLLKETFLGLLRGGWMNWAAVSTVAVLLFLFGLSLQTSWQVEKLLNQFGSQLEVSVYLEPGVEAKSIEHLVVKMPEVVSMQSISKEEAWPKLVKDLGIADIDGATQQLGENPLVDEMKVKARSSQVVPVLATNLAKLRGVDTVEYVDEAVKRIAQLHRGLNWFTVTITSILTLTAIAVTTTTIRLIVLARRHEIEIMQLVGATSAWIYLPFILQGISFGLVGGAIAWSFISVIEQFLGKLLANQPEFIQFLANGLQLAPSQILLLPLILLSFGATVGLIGSLFAVHRFAKA, from the coding sequence GTGTTCAAATTTCTCACTAAACTCGACTATTTACTCAAAGAAACCTTTTTAGGATTATTGCGTGGCGGCTGGATGAATTGGGCTGCTGTTAGCACTGTGGCGGTATTATTATTTTTGTTCGGCTTGAGTTTGCAAACTTCTTGGCAAGTAGAAAAACTCCTCAATCAATTCGGTAGCCAATTGGAAGTTTCAGTATATTTAGAACCAGGAGTAGAAGCCAAAAGCATTGAACATTTGGTAGTAAAAATGCCGGAAGTGGTTTCGATGCAAAGCATTTCTAAAGAAGAAGCCTGGCCAAAATTAGTGAAGGATTTAGGAATTGCAGATATTGACGGTGCGACTCAGCAGCTAGGGGAAAATCCTTTAGTGGATGAGATGAAAGTTAAAGCACGGAGTTCTCAAGTAGTACCAGTTTTAGCCACAAATTTGGCGAAATTGCGAGGTGTGGATACTGTTGAATATGTGGATGAAGCTGTAAAACGAATTGCTCAGTTGCATCGAGGGTTGAACTGGTTTACTGTGACAATTACCAGTATTTTGACTTTAACTGCGATCGCTGTTACTACTACCACCATTCGCCTGATTGTACTGGCGCGACGACACGAAATTGAGATTATGCAGCTAGTCGGCGCAACTTCCGCCTGGATTTACCTACCGTTTATTTTACAAGGAATTTCCTTTGGTTTAGTTGGTGGTGCGATCGCTTGGAGTTTTATTTCGGTAATCGAACAATTTTTAGGCAAACTCCTAGCTAATCAACCAGAGTTTATTCAATTCCTTGCCAATGGTTTGCAACTTGCACCATCACAAATCTTATTATTACCCCTGATTCTCTTAAGTTTCGGTGCAACGGTAGGATTAATAGGCAGCTTATTTGCAGTACACCGATTTGCTAAGGCTTAG
- a CDS encoding aldehyde dehydrogenase family protein has translation MKKPIEVRNPRTGKYDYVIIPPPPKLLAQQCNRARRAQVRWQQLGVEGRVAALKEWKQAILTRRDKLTDALVNDTGRLSISVMEIDSFLSSIDRWCGLAPDLLQDSAKNTSIPFIALQQTSTPYPVVGVISPWNFPLLLSTIDTIPALLAGCAVVVKPSEIAPRFIAPLTDAINEVPALRDVLSFVEGAGETGAALIENVDLICFTGSVATGRKVAAAAANKFIPAFLELGGKDPAIVLESANLELATSAILWGSVVNTGQSCLSIERIYVAESIFDKFYHQLVAKAHRLQLAYPAIESGELGPIIAETQAGIINEHISDAVEKGAVIHCGGKVEELGGGWWCRPTVLTQVNHTMKVMTEETFGPIMPVMAFAKVEEAVNLANDSIYGLSAAVFAETETEALTVAQQIDAGAISINDAALTAIMHEGEKNAFKFSGLGGSRMGASALKRFLRKKAFLIKTNSHQDPWWFDITGGRNFTPVGEPAHPSVSRRQEDDTISY, from the coding sequence ATGAAAAAACCAATCGAAGTCCGTAACCCACGCACCGGCAAATATGATTATGTAATTATCCCACCGCCGCCAAAACTGCTGGCACAGCAATGCAACCGGGCGCGAAGGGCGCAAGTGCGTTGGCAACAACTAGGGGTAGAAGGGAGAGTTGCAGCTTTAAAAGAATGGAAGCAAGCAATATTAACTAGACGCGACAAACTCACAGATGCTTTGGTCAATGATACGGGTAGATTGTCTATCTCGGTAATGGAAATTGACTCGTTTCTATCTAGCATTGATCGCTGGTGTGGGTTAGCGCCAGACTTATTACAAGATTCAGCCAAAAATACATCTATCCCCTTTATCGCCCTACAACAAACATCAACCCCTTACCCTGTAGTTGGGGTGATTAGTCCGTGGAATTTCCCACTATTACTATCTACCATCGATACTATTCCGGCACTGCTGGCGGGTTGTGCGGTAGTTGTTAAACCCAGTGAAATTGCACCGCGTTTCATCGCCCCACTCACAGATGCAATTAATGAAGTACCGGCGCTACGTGATGTTTTAAGCTTTGTAGAAGGTGCGGGAGAAACCGGCGCGGCTTTAATTGAAAATGTAGATTTAATCTGCTTTACAGGTAGTGTCGCCACTGGACGCAAAGTTGCAGCCGCCGCAGCTAACAAATTTATCCCCGCTTTTTTAGAATTGGGAGGGAAAGATCCGGCGATCGTTTTAGAATCTGCCAATTTAGAATTAGCCACATCAGCAATTTTATGGGGTTCTGTCGTCAATACCGGACAGTCATGTTTATCAATTGAGCGAATTTACGTTGCTGAATCTATCTTTGACAAGTTTTATCATCAGTTAGTAGCTAAAGCCCATCGCCTACAACTAGCTTATCCCGCCATTGAAAGTGGCGAACTTGGCCCGATTATTGCCGAAACACAAGCGGGTATCATTAACGAACATATCTCCGATGCCGTGGAAAAAGGTGCTGTGATTCATTGCGGCGGTAAAGTTGAGGAGTTGGGCGGCGGTTGGTGGTGTCGTCCCACGGTGTTAACTCAAGTTAACCATACAATGAAAGTTATGACGGAAGAGACATTTGGCCCGATCATGCCCGTCATGGCTTTTGCCAAAGTAGAAGAAGCAGTTAATTTAGCTAATGATTCAATTTATGGACTAAGTGCGGCGGTGTTTGCAGAAACGGAAACTGAAGCATTAACAGTTGCCCAACAAATAGATGCAGGTGCTATCAGTATTAATGATGCCGCCCTCACCGCTATTATGCACGAAGGTGAGAAAAACGCCTTTAAATTCTCCGGCTTGGGCGGTTCGCGTATGGGTGCATCTGCCCTCAAACGGTTTTTGCGGAAAAAAGCTTTTTTAATTAAAACTAATTCTCACCAAGATCCTTGGTGGTTCGACATAACAGGAGGACGAAACTTTACTCCAGTCGGGGAACCCGCCCACCCAAGTGTCTCCAGAAGGCAAGAGGACGACACGATAAGCTATTAA
- a CDS encoding Uma2 family endonuclease has product MTIAPEKNPQTGICQDVIFPPSDIYSDEPPLESDLHLRQIILLLTCLEWLWRERKDFYAAGNLTIYYSPYQLKSEFFRGPDFFVVLGCERKTRKSWVVWEEHGKYPNVIVEILSDSTAKTDKNLKKTIYQDTFRTPDYFWFDPNTLEFAGFHLLDGEYQPLQANEYGHLWSQQLGLYLGVYEGLLRYFTPDHQLVPTLEETAQQAQQQTERLAAKLRELNIDPDTI; this is encoded by the coding sequence ATGACCATCGCTCCAGAAAAAAATCCGCAAACAGGCATCTGCCAGGATGTTATATTTCCTCCTAGTGATATATACAGCGATGAACCACCCTTGGAAAGCGATTTACACCTCAGACAAATCATCCTACTGTTAACTTGCCTAGAATGGCTGTGGCGCGAGAGAAAAGATTTCTATGCGGCGGGAAACTTGACTATTTACTACAGTCCCTATCAACTAAAGTCAGAATTTTTCCGAGGCCCAGACTTTTTTGTAGTATTGGGATGTGAACGTAAAACCAGAAAAAGTTGGGTGGTATGGGAAGAACACGGCAAATATCCCAATGTCATCGTTGAAATTTTATCTGACTCCACAGCAAAGACAGACAAAAATTTAAAGAAAACAATTTATCAAGACACCTTCCGCACACCGGATTATTTTTGGTTTGACCCTAACACCTTAGAATTTGCGGGGTTTCATTTATTAGATGGCGAATATCAACCTCTGCAAGCAAATGAATATGGTCATTTGTGGAGTCAACAATTAGGATTGTATCTGGGTGTGTATGAGGGATTATTGCGTTATTTCACCCCAGATCATCAACTAGTACCCACACTGGAAGAAACTGCACAACAAGCACAACAACAAACGGAACGTCTTGCAGCAAAACTGCGGGAGTTAAATATTGATCCCGATACAATATGA
- the nth gene encoding endonuclease III translates to MTTRKSPSKKQRALEILQRLKHLYPDATCSLNYSTPVQLLVATILSAQCTDERVNKVTPALFGRFPDAASLANADLEELENLVRSTGFYRNKAKNIQAACRMIVTEFDSVVPDKMEQLLKLPGVARKTANVVLAHAYGINAGVTVDTHVKRLSQRLGLTKHAEPIKIEQDLMKLLPQPDWENWSIRLIYHGRAICKARSPACSACELADLCPTSDK, encoded by the coding sequence ATGACCACCCGTAAATCTCCCTCAAAAAAACAACGAGCGTTAGAAATTCTCCAACGCCTCAAACATTTATATCCAGATGCTACTTGTTCATTAAACTACTCAACACCTGTACAACTACTCGTTGCAACCATTCTTTCCGCACAATGTACAGATGAGCGCGTCAATAAAGTGACACCAGCTTTATTTGGTCGCTTTCCCGATGCAGCCAGTTTAGCCAATGCTGATTTAGAAGAATTAGAAAACTTGGTGCGTTCTACAGGGTTTTATCGTAATAAAGCTAAAAACATTCAAGCCGCCTGTCGGATGATTGTGACGGAATTTGATTCGGTTGTGCCTGATAAAATGGAGCAATTATTAAAATTACCTGGTGTGGCGCGAAAAACAGCAAATGTAGTTTTAGCTCACGCTTATGGGATCAATGCTGGTGTAACTGTAGATACTCACGTTAAGCGCCTCAGTCAACGCCTGGGTTTAACTAAACATGCTGAACCCATTAAAATTGAACAAGATTTAATGAAGTTATTACCCCAACCAGATTGGGAAAATTGGTCAATTCGGCTAATTTATCATGGTCGTGCTATTTGTAAAGCCCGTTCTCCCGCTTGTTCAGCTTGTGAGTTGGCTGATTTATGTCCTACATCTGACAAATAA
- a CDS encoding diflavin flavoprotein — MPDTKPRDVQVLPIATDTTVMRSRSWTRLRFEIEYALAKGTTANSYLIQADKIALIDPPGETFTQIYLDALQQRIDVTAIDYVILGHINPNRAATLKALLEIAPQITFVCSNPGAINLRGALENPDLPIIVMRGDDTLNLGKGHNLQFIPTPNPRYADELCTYDPQTEILYTDKLFGAHICGDQVLDEGWEIINEDRRYYYDCLMAPHARQVETALEKLADFPARLYATGHGPLVRYGLIDLTKAYRQWSQQQTSADLTVALIYASAYGNTATLAQAIARGITKAGVAVESINCEFTEPEEIRAAVEKSDGFVMGSPTLGGHAPTPVQTALGIVLSTGTNNKLAGVFGSFGWSGEAVDLIESRLKDAGYRFGFDTIRVKFKPDDATLQLCEEAGTDFAQALKKAKKVRSQGVPATNVEQAVGRIVGSLCVLTAKQEDRASAMLASWVAQASFNPPGLTIAVAKERAVESLTHSGNEFVLNILKEGNHIGLMKHFLKPFGPGEDRFAGVATEEGANGSPILADALAYLECKVQHRMESGDHWLVYATVENGKVLNQDGVTAVHHRKSATHY; from the coding sequence ATGCCAGATACTAAACCGCGTGATGTTCAAGTACTACCAATTGCTACCGATACAACTGTCATGCGATCGCGCAGTTGGACAAGGTTAAGATTTGAAATAGAATACGCTCTAGCTAAAGGAACAACAGCTAACTCTTATTTAATTCAAGCTGACAAAATCGCTTTAATTGACCCACCTGGGGAAACTTTCACGCAAATTTATCTGGATGCGTTGCAACAACGTATTGATGTGACAGCGATTGATTATGTCATTCTCGGTCACATCAACCCTAACCGCGCTGCCACTTTAAAAGCTTTACTAGAAATTGCACCCCAAATTACCTTTGTTTGTTCTAACCCAGGGGCGATAAATTTACGCGGTGCTTTAGAAAATCCCGACTTACCAATTATCGTGATGCGGGGAGACGACACTCTAAATTTGGGTAAGGGACATAACTTACAATTCATTCCTACACCCAACCCCCGCTACGCCGATGAACTCTGCACCTACGACCCCCAAACCGAAATTCTCTACACAGACAAGTTATTTGGGGCGCATATCTGCGGCGACCAAGTATTAGATGAAGGCTGGGAAATTATTAACGAAGACCGCCGTTATTATTATGACTGCCTCATGGCTCCCCACGCGCGGCAGGTGGAAACAGCACTAGAAAAACTCGCAGATTTTCCCGCACGTTTGTATGCGACAGGACACGGGCCTTTAGTACGTTACGGCTTAATTGACCTAACAAAAGCTTATCGCCAATGGAGTCAACAGCAAACCTCGGCTGACTTGACAGTAGCTCTAATTTATGCTTCAGCCTATGGGAATACGGCAACCTTAGCCCAAGCGATCGCCCGTGGCATTACAAAAGCTGGTGTGGCGGTAGAATCAATTAACTGCGAATTTACGGAGCCAGAAGAAATCCGTGCGGCGGTGGAAAAATCTGATGGTTTTGTTATGGGTTCACCCACGTTAGGCGGTCATGCACCCACACCAGTGCAAACAGCTTTAGGGATTGTTTTATCCACCGGAACTAATAATAAACTGGCGGGTGTGTTTGGTTCCTTTGGTTGGAGTGGTGAAGCCGTCGATTTAATTGAAAGCCGACTCAAAGATGCGGGTTATCGCTTTGGTTTTGATACCATCCGCGTCAAGTTTAAACCCGATGATGCGACTCTGCAATTGTGCGAAGAAGCCGGAACCGACTTTGCCCAAGCTTTGAAGAAAGCCAAAAAAGTGCGATCGCAAGGTGTCCCCGCGACCAATGTTGAACAAGCAGTAGGACGCATCGTTGGCTCTCTGTGTGTGTTGACAGCCAAACAAGAAGATAGAGCCAGCGCCATGTTAGCCTCATGGGTAGCCCAAGCCAGCTTTAATCCGCCGGGGTTAACTATCGCCGTTGCCAAAGAAAGAGCCGTAGAATCACTAACCCACTCCGGTAACGAATTTGTCCTGAATATTCTTAAAGAAGGCAATCACATCGGCTTGATGAAACATTTCCTCAAACCCTTTGGCCCTGGAGAAGACCGATTTGCAGGTGTCGCCACTGAAGAAGGTGCAAATGGCTCTCCTATTTTGGCTGATGCTTTAGCATATTTGGAATGTAAAGTGCAGCACCGGATGGAATCGGGCGACCATTGGTTAGTTTATGCCACTGTAGAAAACGGTAAGGTGTTGAATCAGGATGGTGTGACGGCGGTGCATCATCGCAAGTCGGCTACACATTATTAA
- a CDS encoding DUF3598 family protein has product MTSQWEYLLKNLGEWQGSFTRFSPQGVLLNDVKSVVSLEGLNDNKTIHQVVSREGQEDLVLEYSSLSKATLFFENGAFSQGSIQLAPFTEFGAELSLIYENRRVRLVQLFDKNGQLDKLTLIREHLAGTAPVENPPLTVNDLLGEWRGEAITIYPDWRSPDTFSSTLKLHLDDAGRLVQSLTFGERTITSTATIKGSLIHFDQDPQKQVQILLLPNGASATSPLQVKLRQPLFLEVGWLIQPNLRQRMVRTYNDKGEWVSLTLVTEQK; this is encoded by the coding sequence ATGACATCTCAATGGGAATATTTATTAAAAAATCTTGGTGAATGGCAAGGTTCATTCACCAGATTTTCACCTCAAGGTGTGCTGTTGAACGATGTTAAAAGCGTAGTTTCTTTAGAAGGGTTGAATGATAATAAAACTATTCACCAAGTTGTTAGCCGCGAAGGTCAAGAAGATTTAGTTTTAGAATACAGTTCACTATCTAAAGCAACACTTTTTTTTGAAAATGGCGCATTTTCCCAAGGTTCGATTCAATTAGCACCATTTACAGAATTTGGTGCAGAACTAAGTTTAATTTATGAAAATCGCCGCGTACGTTTAGTTCAATTATTTGATAAAAACGGTCAACTTGATAAACTAACTTTAATCCGAGAACATTTAGCCGGAACAGCACCAGTAGAAAATCCTCCCTTAACGGTAAATGATTTATTGGGAGAATGGCGCGGTGAGGCGATTACAATATATCCTGACTGGCGATCGCCTGATACTTTCTCTTCAACGTTAAAATTACATTTAGATGATGCTGGACGATTAGTGCAGAGTTTGACTTTTGGCGAAAGAACCATCACTTCAACAGCCACTATCAAAGGTTCTCTCATTCACTTTGACCAAGACCCACAAAAGCAAGTACAAATTTTATTATTACCTAACGGTGCTTCTGCAACATCGCCCTTGCAAGTAAAATTACGTCAACCCTTATTTTTAGAAGTTGGTTGGCTAATTCAGCCTAACTTACGCCAGCGCATGGTTCGCACCTATAACGATAAAGGTGAATGGGTAAGCCTAACTTTAGTGACTGAACAAAAATGA
- the rpsN gene encoding 30S ribosomal protein S14: MAKKSMIEREKKRAKLVAKYAEKRETLMEEFKQAESLEEKLDAHRKIQQLPRNSAPNRRRNRCWVTGRPRGVYRDFGLSRNVLREWAHEGLLPGVVKSSW, translated from the coding sequence ATGGCGAAGAAAAGTATGATTGAGCGCGAGAAAAAACGCGCCAAATTAGTCGCAAAGTATGCGGAGAAGCGGGAAACTCTGATGGAAGAGTTCAAACAAGCAGAATCTTTAGAAGAGAAACTGGACGCTCACCGTAAAATTCAACAACTACCTCGTAACAGTGCGCCCAACCGTCGCCGCAATCGCTGTTGGGTAACTGGTCGTCCTAGAGGTGTTTACCGTGACTTTGGACTGTCTCGGAACGTTCTGCGGGAGTGGGCGCACGAAGGTTTATTACCTGGAGTTGTTAAGTCTAGTTGGTAG
- the rseP gene encoding RIP metalloprotease RseP: MSVLAAIAVLAVLILVHELGHFVAARSQGIYANRFSLGFGPILWKYQGTETEYAIRAFPLGGFVGFPDDDPDSDIPPNDPNLLRNRPILDRAIVISAGVIANLIFAYLVLVLQLGIVGIPEKFNYQPGVIVQPVNEQSIAYQAGIREGDIVLAINGQELPASEKSTAILTKEIQTHPNQEISLKVQQKDKQVSLKLTPTLGADGKGLVGIQLGPNGKPVFRRPSNPFEIFGIAANRFQQLFVGTLNGFGQLITNFKQTIGQVSGPVNIVKVGAKLAADDSTNLLSFAAIISINLAIINILPLPALDGGQLAFLLIEGLRGKPLPNRIQEGVMQTGLVLLLGLGIFLIVKETIQLTTQ; encoded by the coding sequence ATGTCAGTTTTAGCAGCGATCGCAGTCTTGGCTGTTTTAATTTTGGTACATGAACTGGGACACTTTGTAGCAGCGCGGTCTCAAGGCATTTATGCTAACCGCTTTTCCTTGGGCTTTGGGCCGATTTTGTGGAAATACCAAGGAACAGAAACCGAATATGCTATACGTGCTTTTCCCTTGGGTGGCTTTGTTGGTTTTCCCGATGATGACCCAGATAGTGACATTCCACCCAACGACCCGAATCTGCTGCGTAACCGTCCAATTTTAGACCGGGCGATCGTGATCAGTGCAGGAGTCATCGCAAATTTAATCTTTGCCTATTTAGTCCTAGTGTTGCAATTGGGCATTGTCGGCATCCCCGAAAAGTTTAATTATCAACCCGGCGTAATTGTTCAACCAGTTAATGAACAATCCATTGCCTATCAAGCCGGAATTAGAGAAGGTGACATAGTTTTAGCCATAAACGGTCAAGAACTTCCAGCCTCCGAAAAATCCACCGCCATCTTGACCAAAGAAATTCAAACCCATCCCAACCAGGAAATTTCCCTCAAAGTTCAGCAGAAAGATAAACAAGTTTCCCTAAAATTAACCCCCACACTAGGCGCTGATGGTAAAGGCTTGGTTGGCATTCAATTAGGGCCAAATGGTAAACCTGTTTTTCGTCGCCCTAGCAATCCTTTTGAGATTTTTGGCATTGCTGCTAACCGCTTCCAACAATTATTTGTCGGCACACTTAATGGTTTTGGACAATTAATTACTAACTTCAAACAAACCATTGGACAAGTTTCTGGCCCAGTTAATATCGTCAAAGTTGGTGCAAAATTAGCCGCAGATGACAGCACAAACTTGTTATCTTTTGCCGCAATTATCAGCATTAACTTAGCCATTATCAATATCTTGCCCCTCCCTGCATTAGATGGCGGACAACTAGCTTTCCTATTAATTGAAGGTTTACGCGGTAAACCCTTACCTAACCGTATTCAAGAAGGTGTCATGCAAACTGGCTTAGTCCTACTTTTGGGTTTAGGTATTTTCTTAATTGTCAAAGAAACCATCCAGTTAACTACTCAGTAG
- the aat gene encoding leucyl/phenylalanyl-tRNA--protein transferase codes for MQYDIAAIIQGYAQGYFLMADDDHGLGWYGSRDRTLIPLDQRFRYPKSLQRVLNQERFTVAINRDFPAVVDGCANRETTWISDELKEIYFLLHKTGFAHSFETWQGDELAGGILGIVIGGAFIGESMFYRIPEGSKVAMVKLVERLRQKQFVLFDAQMMNPHLERFGAYGIGDEEYQTLLQKALQRRCSLV; via the coding sequence ATGCAATATGATATCGCTGCAATTATTCAAGGATATGCCCAAGGTTATTTTCTCATGGCTGATGACGATCATGGCTTGGGTTGGTATGGTAGCCGCGATCGGACTTTGATTCCTTTAGATCAGCGATTCCGCTATCCTAAGTCGTTGCAGCGTGTTTTGAATCAAGAACGGTTTACAGTGGCAATTAACCGGGATTTTCCGGCTGTTGTTGATGGATGTGCGAACCGAGAAACAACCTGGATATCGGATGAATTAAAAGAAATTTACTTTTTACTGCATAAAACAGGTTTTGCTCACAGTTTTGAAACTTGGCAAGGTGATGAACTCGCAGGCGGTATTTTAGGAATTGTCATTGGTGGCGCTTTCATCGGTGAATCGATGTTTTATCGCATTCCCGAAGGCTCAAAAGTAGCAATGGTTAAGTTAGTAGAAAGATTGCGCCAAAAACAATTTGTCCTGTTTGACGCTCAAATGATGAACCCACATTTAGAACGCTTCGGTGCATACGGGATTGGCGATGAAGAATATCAAACTTTACTTCAGAAAGCGTTGCAGCGTCGCTGTTCTTTGGTGTAA
- a CDS encoding Uma2 family endonuclease, whose product MIQAQRKLLTFAEFTQCKPEDGRYELHDGVIIKMPQPLGGHEEVIGFLVTKLVVEYERLQLPYFIPKTALVKPPENESAYSADILLLNRQNLINEPLWQKQSTVVYGASVPLIVEVVSTNWRDDYFKKRGEYEAIGIQEYWLVDYAALGGREFIGKPKQATILIFSLDEGEYQVKKFQGDDLIQSPTFPELILTAQQIFQAGNITP is encoded by the coding sequence ATGATTCAAGCCCAACGTAAACTACTCACATTTGCAGAATTTACTCAATGTAAACCAGAAGATGGGCGTTATGAATTGCATGATGGAGTCATCATTAAAATGCCGCAGCCATTGGGAGGACATGAAGAGGTTATAGGCTTTTTAGTGACTAAGTTAGTGGTGGAGTATGAACGCTTACAACTGCCATACTTTATACCGAAAACAGCACTAGTAAAACCACCAGAAAATGAATCTGCTTACTCAGCAGATATACTATTGCTGAATCGGCAAAACTTAATCAATGAACCTCTTTGGCAAAAGCAATCTACTGTGGTCTACGGAGCCTCAGTGCCTTTAATTGTTGAGGTCGTTAGTACGAATTGGCGGGATGATTACTTTAAGAAACGTGGCGAGTACGAAGCAATAGGAATACAAGAATACTGGCTTGTTGATTACGCTGCTTTGGGTGGTAGAGAATTTATTGGGAAACCGAAACAAGCCACTATTTTGATTTTCTCGTTAGATGAAGGCGAGTATCAAGTTAAAAAGTTTCAAGGGGATGATTTGATTCAGTCACCAACCTTCCCAGAACTGATTTTAACCGCCCAACAGATTTTTCAAGCAGGTAACATAACGCCATAG
- the kdpA gene encoding potassium-transporting ATPase subunit KdpA, with product MGQGFLQIGLTLCIVIAIAPILGRYIARVFLGQRTILDPLMNPIEHSIYLVAGVNRKDDMTGWQYIRAILSSNLVMGILVFGLIHTQRFLPWNPNGFYAPRWHTLLHTVISFVTNTDQQHYIPETTLSYFSQVAALGFLMFTSAGTGLAVGIAFIRGLTSKKLGNFYVDLTRGITRILLPISIVGAIALVFLGVPQTLDKPLIVETLEGSTQYIARGPVASFEMIKMLGENGGGFFAANSAHPFENPNGASNLIELIAMIATPAALIFTYGIFAKNFKQAWLLFWMVFTAFVILVWVTVSGELQGNPLVNANLVAELPNLEGKEVRIGVVQTALWAVTTTATMTGAVNGMLDSLMPQGLFATLFNLFVQIIWGGQGTGIAYLLIYLILTVFLTGLMVGRTPEFLGRKIEKREIVLASVVLLIHPIVILIPSAIALAYPFSLSGITNPGFHGISQVVYEYASAAANNGSGLEKLADNTLWWNFSTSLSMLAGRYIPMIAILLLADNMSRKPTTPETPGTLKTDSLLFTTVTAGIVLILGVLTFFPVLALGPIAEGFKLASGS from the coding sequence ATGGGACAAGGTTTTTTACAAATCGGCTTGACGCTGTGTATTGTCATAGCGATCGCACCTATTTTGGGACGATATATAGCGCGTGTGTTCCTGGGACAAAGAACAATCCTTGATCCCCTGATGAACCCGATAGAACACAGCATTTATCTAGTTGCAGGTGTTAATAGAAAAGATGATATGACGGGCTGGCAGTATATCCGAGCGATTCTGTCTAGCAATCTAGTCATGGGAATTTTAGTTTTTGGGTTGATACATACTCAAAGATTTTTACCTTGGAATCCCAACGGATTTTACGCGCCTCGTTGGCATACATTACTGCACACGGTGATTTCTTTTGTTACCAACACAGACCAGCAGCACTATATCCCCGAAACTACTCTCAGTTACTTCAGCCAAGTCGCGGCGTTAGGCTTTTTGATGTTCACTTCGGCCGGTACAGGATTGGCGGTGGGGATCGCTTTTATTCGCGGGTTGACTAGCAAAAAATTGGGTAACTTTTATGTTGACCTGACTCGTGGCATTACCAGGATATTACTACCGATTTCCATAGTTGGGGCGATCGCCCTTGTTTTCTTGGGTGTACCGCAAACCCTAGATAAACCATTAATTGTGGAAACTCTAGAAGGCAGCACACAATATATCGCCAGAGGCCCTGTTGCTTCCTTTGAGATGATTAAGATGCTGGGTGAGAATGGCGGTGGTTTCTTTGCGGCGAATTCTGCCCATCCCTTTGAAAACCCCAATGGCGCATCTAACTTAATTGAACTCATCGCTATGATTGCCACCCCCGCAGCTTTGATATTCACCTACGGGATCTTTGCGAAAAACTTCAAACAAGCTTGGCTGTTGTTTTGGATGGTGTTTACCGCCTTCGTAATTTTAGTGTGGGTGACAGTCAGTGGCGAACTACAAGGAAATCCCCTTGTGAATGCCAACTTAGTAGCAGAACTGCCGAATTTAGAAGGTAAAGAAGTCCGAATTGGAGTTGTACAGACAGCATTGTGGGCTGTGACAACCACCGCCACCATGACAGGCGCAGTCAATGGAATGCTTGATTCTTTAATGCCCCAAGGATTATTTGCGACATTATTTAATTTATTTGTGCAGATTATTTGGGGAGGACAGGGTACAGGGATCGCTTACCTGCTGATTTACTTAATTCTCACGGTGTTCTTAACGGGGTTGATGGTGGGACGCACACCAGAATTTTTAGGACGCAAAATCGAAAAGCGCGAAATTGTCCTCGCCAGCGTCGTGCTGTTGATTCACCCCATCGTGATTTTAATTCCCAGTGCGATCGCCTTAGCTTATCCCTTTTCTTTGTCTGGCATTACTAACCCCGGCTTTCATGGAATTTCCCAAGTTGTTTATGAATATGCTTCAGCCGCCGCCAATAACGGTTCTGGCTTAGAAAAACTCGCCGATAATACCCTGTGGTGGAACTTCAGCACCAGTTTGAGTATGTTGGCAGGACGCTACATCCCGATGATTGCCATCTTACTGTTAGCTGATAATATGTCACGCAAACCAACCACACCAGAAACACCAGGAACCCTCAAAACCGATTCCCTACTATTCACCACAGTGACTGCTGGTATAGTACTGATTTTAGGAGTCTTGACATTTTTCCCCGTTTTAGCCCTAGGCCCCATCGCCGAAGGATTTAAACTAGCATCTGGCAGTTAG